DNA from Levilactobacillus zymae:
TCTTTGCGCAACCACTGGGTTGATGAAGATAATCATGTTTACTTTATTTTTACCGTTCAAGAATTACAGGACTTATTTAACTGTGCTACTGAAAAAGCCGTTAAAATTAAAAAAGAATTACAAACAGCCAATCTATTAAAACAAATTCAAATGGGATTTAATCCTAAAACGAAAAAGAATGAACCGAATCGTTTATACCTTTCCAAGCTCGATGTGAAAGCAACTGATGTCTATTTAAGGGGCGAATATGGACAAGAAACGTCGAAATCCCTTGCTACGAGCGGAATTTCGAAAATCGAAAGTCCGCATGACTTCGTTGGATCCCTTGCTACGAGCGGAATTTCGAAAATCGAAAGTCCGCATGACTTCGTTGACAATAGCTCTCAATCCCTTGCTACGAGCGGAATTTCGAAAATCGAAAGCAATCTATATAAAGACTCTAAAAACATAGATACTAATAGATACAATATAGATACTCAAAAG
Protein-coding regions in this window:
- a CDS encoding replication initiator protein A — translated: MTKSTNFNYYEADNVYGALFFQFPKVLMYGEQYKHLSSDAKLAYMVLKDRLEYSLRNHWVDEDNHVYFIFTVQELQDLFNCATEKAVKIKKELQTANLLKQIQMGFNPKTKKNEPNRLYLSKLDVKATDVYLRGEYGQETSKSLATSGISKIESPHDFVGSLATSGISKIESPHDFVDNSSQSLATSGISKIESNLYKDSKNIDTNRYNIDTQK